In Aedes albopictus strain Foshan chromosome 3, AalbF5, whole genome shotgun sequence, the following are encoded in one genomic region:
- the LOC109408988 gene encoding phosphatidylinositol phosphatase PTPRQ: protein MISVKEVRIFQLIVLIVLVLLDVAAVDRQVTETAINLVASAQYETELQTTTTTEYFVTESSTRDSTTSDEITATTFEEITTALNDQLTTVPISTETDLSNDIDDFIPKSCLALKINDADRTDDNHKELPKPKSLRFRVETDPTDSSQSQDVLNVTITYHPYPSVLEARVCVEFLEGFNQHVKNVIIRGENFYGIVKPGGDHLEVSVDHCGRYTYNLTVEYRSGESVTKQLFVDEFVGSYPKIVAKEGYVVVERRSWNVTKCIESFSIEEEFINGSLERHDYAVSGREADEVISIRLTANDTCSLVSVKVSTILTSGSQWMTTLPFREPVRNLRTQQITSSSVQIVWDDPEADSSCVAQYKLFVEDDSSLVWNTTYSNLEINGLESCKNYTFVVVPVDRYGSEHKSAKISFSLPEHHIPQVRHVKWTGSEFRWELPVTNLNCLNHFIVVQKAINDDRVIANTTVQAKISRLRKSESAVFQLRKPAVPCPLSGPLQLSITPVSDSGQLGASNEVIIPHPKPGPVQQLIADTSVDRQITLVWRKPAVLPECVSMYRIFYDERNITTVETTITIDNLDACVEYNFTVAPVDFAGEDCEGVTINATVKEEKLSEVEDLELTEIDPRSLVARWKPPVNGTFCVASYRYVAWVTGEDDVPEQISNSTTDLHVTFVEVFACTKYNVQVIPVSKKNNDGNNVIAEILTKERVILRYHIEPVRMKNQLARSLELQSALTSDNNNRCELFSVRFTCNIYNESENEEPTVITGEAPIEDPKAAFSAVVTPLVPYHEYNCSAAILNKAGWSDETSAVTFITGEDFPEHPRNLQLVGSDRMIELRWTAPLVKNGIITRYRVHIRSEGARYPTPSYCPEPEAYTSTFDLHEEDDNTRVSNWNNDELEHKIYLLMPYTDYVVQVAAATKAGLGPYTEMVSVSTLPEKSEPVFEFLVYNVTLPEIDKPYNSTVSLTWRIPCNLNGRLRSFTGRFVGFRSGLEHTLDWSRTLESGEDILENYRLTEARLEPEFVYNVSIMISVDDVADQSDATFLNFQSPAGIPVIDEEINWGTVNVMNAPNPTKSAMISLADIVFEWNVGSIQYVALLVSERQCQEDPMPQRNLSNEWPDVLSWKTAIEASCTPQYQTTPKQWNPMEGRKLRGRSNEEILYVIGSEECENEQDFCNGPLKPGTEYALVVRVFTNSGYSDSTMQIFRTDSLIQLTIIVVSIFVCLLLAFSLGLVILWRTHKLTIPPQTAVRSPNEEPADIPLKSFSGIYEELIQSNREKINKEYQAINFYSEQLINEKVTFFVAKENEKKNRYLGIFPYDGNRVPLDFDDIVADEDEEVNDYINASFIDGYKYHREYIATQGPKKETCFDFWRMILQYEVETIVMLTQTVENDRIKCYQYFPRFNQTLRFRDVAVKCTQEINMSFYQKRLFLVSRDNLTRPVFHYHFLAWPDHGCPDSASDLIRFIKIIRSERKNLALPVVVHCSAGVGRTGTLIALDIILQRIQQEKKINIYETVKQLRSQRVKMVQTSEQYAFLYHACLEHTTRNNRKKPKTSDEGSGSSTRSNLNTPSNGSPKSGRRNMINIKFPKYVHSGISNVKSYAPDDVEAKT, encoded by the exons ATGATTAGTGTTAAAGAAGTTAGAATTTTCCAATTGATAGTATTGATAGTGCTGGTGCTACTGGACGTGGCGGCGGTTGATCGGCAAGTGACGGAGACGGCGATTAATTTGGTGGCATCAGCACAATACGAAACGGAACTGCAGACAACAACTACGACGGAGTACTTTGTTACTGAAAGTTCAACACGTGATTCGACAACGAGTGATGAGATCACAgctacaacttttgaagaaatcacaa CCGCGCTTAATGATCAATTAACTACTGTGCCAATCTCGACAGAAACAGATTTATCCAACGACATAGATGACTTCATCCCTAAGTCATGCTTGGCGCTCAAAATAAACGACGCCGATCGTACAGATGATAATCACAAAGAACTTCCGAAGCCCAAATCATTAAGGTTCAGGGTTGAAACTGATCCTACAGATTCTAGTCAAAGCCAGGACGTACTCAACGTGACCATCACCTATCATCCCTATCCATCAGTATTAGAAGCACGAGTTTgtgtcgaattcctggaaggtttCAATCAGCATGTGAAGAACGTGATCATTCGAGGGGAAAATTTCTACGGTATTGTGAAACCTGGTGGTGATCATTTGGAGGTAAGCGTTGATCATTGCGGTCGATATACTTACAACCTAACGGTTGAATATCGAAGTGGCGAGTCGGTAACGAAGCAGCTGTTCGTCGATGAGTTTGTCGGAAGTTATCCGAAAATTGTTGCAAAAGAAGGTTATGTAGTTGTTGAAAGGAGGAGCTGGAATGTAACGAAGTGCATCGAATCATTTTCGATTGAAGAGGAGTTTATCAACGGTAGCTTGGAGAGGCATGATTATGCCGTTTCAGGACGGGAAGCAGATGAAG TGATTTCCATCCGCCTCACCGCAAACGATACGTGTTCCTTGGTTTCTGTTAAAGTATCCACAATACTGACCAGTGGCTCACAATGGATGACGACTTTACCGTTCCGCGAACCAGTTCGGAACCTTCGCACCCAACAAATCACCTCAAGCTCCGTTCAGATAGTTTGGGATGATCCAGAAGCTGATTCCAGCTGCGTGGCACAATACAAATTGTTTGTCGAGGATGATTCATCACTCGTTTGGAACACGACGTATTCAAACTTGGAGATTAATGGTTTGGAATCATGCAAGAACTACACGTTCGTAGTAGTGCCTGTTGATCGATACGGTTCGGAACACAAGTCTGCCAAAATTTCGTTTTCTTTGCCTGAACACCATATTCCACAAGTTCGACATGTGAAGTGGACAGGAAGCGAATTTCGTTGGGAGCTACCTGTCACGAACTTGAACTGCCTAAATCATTTTATCGTGGTTCAAAAAGCCATCAATGACGATCGTGTAATCGCCAATACCACCGTTCAGGCAAAGATATCGAGGCTCCGTAAATCCGAATCAGCTGTCTTTCAGCTTCGTAAGCCCGCTGTACCATGTCCATTATCCGGACCACTTCAGTTGAGCATAACACCTGTATCGGATAGTGGACAATTGGGCGCTTCCAATGAGGTGATAATTCCGCATCCAAAGCCTGGACCGGTACAACAGCTTATTGCCGACACGAGCGTCGACCGCCAAATAACTTTGGTCTGGAGGAAGCCTGCTGTTCTTCCGGAATGTGTTAGCATGTATCGCATTTTCTACGACGAGCGGAATATAACGACCGTAGAAACTACCATCACAATAGATAACTTGGATGCTTGCGTGGAGTACAACTTCACAGTAGCTCCGGTGGATTTTGCCGGCGAGGACTGCGAAGGAGTAACGATCAACGCTACAGTGAAGGAGGAAAAGTTGAGTGAGGTCGAAGACTTGGAGCTGACCGAGATTGATCCTCGATCGTTGGTGGCCAGATGGAAACCTCCGGTGAATGGAACGTTCTGCGTAGCGTCCTACCGGTACGTGGCCTGGGTGACCGGGGAAGATGATGTCCCGGAGCAGATTTCGAACTCCACCACGGATCTACATGTCACCTTTGTGGAGGTGTTTGCGTGTACCAAGTACAACGTGCAGGTTATCCCGGTGTCCAAGAAGAACAACGACGGAAATAATGTGATTGCGGAGATATTGACGAAGGAGAGAG TTATTCTAAGGTACCACATCGAACCAGTGCGGATGAAAAACCAGTTGGCCAGAAGTCTTGAACTACAAAGTGCGTTGACCAGTGATAACAACAATCGATGTGAATTGTTTTCGGTGCGATTCACCTGTAATATCTACAATGAATCGGAAAACGAGGAACCCACAGTG ATAACAGGTGAGGCACCTATTGAGGACCCCAAGGCAGCATTCTCAGCCGTCGTTACTCCTTTGGTACCGTACCACGAGTACAACTGTTCTGCAGCAATCCTCAACAAGGCCGGTTGGTCTGATGAAACATCGGCCGTTACATTCATAACTGGGGAAGATT TTCCAGAACATCCGCGAAATCTTCAGCTGGTGGGTAGTGATCGTATGATCGAGCTGCGGTGGACAGCGCCACTGGTGAAGAATGGAATCATTACGCGCTATCGGGTTCACATAAGGTCGGAAGGTGCACGATACCCCACTCCTAGCTATTGTCCCGAACCCGAAGCTTACACCTCCACGTTTGATCTACATGAAGAGGACGATAACACCCGTGTGTCAAACTGGAATAACGACGAATTGGAACACAAGATTTATCTGTTGATGCCTTACACGGACTATGTTGTCCAGGTAGCTGCCGCAACGAAGGCCGGTTTGGGGCCGTATACCGAAATGGTGTCTGTGTCAACACTTCCAGAGA AATCTGAGCCGGTATTCGAGTTTCTAGTGTACAATGTCACACTTCCGGAGATCGATAAACCGTACAACTCGACCGTGAGCCTTACGTGGAGAATTCCGTGTAACCTAAACGGAAGACTCCGAAGCTTTACGGGTCGATTCGTGGGTTTCCGCAGTGGTTTGGAACACACTCTGGATTGGAGCAGAACTCTAGAATCAGGTGAAGACATTCTGGAGAACTATAGGCTTACCGAAGCTCGTCTTGAACCGGAGTTCGTGTACAACGTCTCGATTATGATCTCCGTGGATGACGTTGCCGATCAAAGTGATGCGACCTTTTTGAACTTCCAATCCCCGGCGGGAA TTCCGGTCATCGATGAGGAGATCAACTGGGGAACAGTAAACGTAATGAACGCTCCCAATCCAACAAAATCAGCTATGATCAGTCTGGCAGATATAGTTTTCGAGTGGAATGTGGGAAGTATTCAGTACGTAGCGCTTTTGGTTTCTGAACGTCAGTGTCAAGAAGATCCGATGCCTCAGAGGAACCTTTCTAACGAATGGCCTGACGTACTCTCGTGGAAAACCGCAATCGAAGCATCATGCACTCCACAATATCAGACAACTCCGAAGCAATGGAATCCAATGGAAGGACGGAAGCTACGAGGCCGATCAAATGAGGAGATTCTGTACGTGATTGGAAGCGAGGAATGTGAAAACGAACAAGATTTCTGCAATGGTCCTTTGAAACCGGGTACAGAATATGCCTTAGTGGTGCGAGTTTTCACCAACAGCGGATACAGCGATTCGACGATGCAAATCTTCCGAACGGATTCCCTAATTCAACTGACCATAATTGTCGTCTCGATTTTCGTCTGTCTACTCCTAGCCTTCTCCCTTGGTTTGGTGATCCTCTGGCGAACTCATAAGCTAACGATCCCGCCGCAAACTGCTGTCCGTTCTCCCAATGAAGAACCGGCTGACATACCGTTGAAAAGCTTTTCCGGAATCTACGAAGAGCTGATTCAATCGAACCGGGAAAAGATCAACAAGGAATACCAAGCGATCAACTTCTACTCCGAACAGTTGATCAACGAGAAGGTAACTTTCTTCGTCGCCAAGGAAAACGAGAAGAAGAACCGCTACCTCGGAATCTTCCCGTACGATGGCAACCGTGTTCCGTTAGACTTCGATGACATCGTTGCCGACGAGGACGAGGAAGTCAACGACTACATCAACGCGTCGTTCATCGACGGGTACAAGTACCATCGCGAGTACATTGCAACGCAGGGTCCGAAGAAGGAAACTTGCTTCGACTTCTGGCGGATGATTTTACAGTACGAGGTGGAAACGATTGTGATGCTGACGCAGACGGTCGAGAACGATCGGATCAAGTGCTATCAGTACTTTCCGCGGTTCAATCAGACGCTACGCTTCCGGGACGTGGCGGTCAAGTGCACCCAGGAGATCAATATGAGCTTCTACCAGAAGCGTTTGTTTTTGGTGTCCAGG GATAACCTGACCAGACCGGTGTTTCATTACCATTTCCTAGCTTGGCCAGACCATGGCTGTCCGGACAGTGCGTCCGATCTGATCAGATTCATCAAAATAATTCGCTCGGAGCGGAAGAACCTTGCACTTCCCGTCGTCGTTCATTGCAG TGCCGGTGTTGGCCGAACGGGAACGCTGATCGCTCTGGACATAATTCTACAGCGAATCCAGCAGGAGAAGAAGATCAATATTTACGAGACGGTCAAGCAGCTGCGTAGCCAACGGGTGAAGATGGTTCAAACCAGTGAGCAGTACGCTTTTCTGTACCACGCTTGCCTGGAACACACGACCCGGAACAATAGGAAAA AGCCAAAGACGAGCGATGAAGGTAGTGGCTCATCGACACGAAGCAATCTGAATACCCCCAGCAATGGGTCGCCCAAAAGTGGACGGCGGAACATGATCAACATCAAATTTCCCAAGTACGTGCACAGTGGAATTTCCAATGTCAAAAGCTACGCGCCGGATGATGTCGAGGCCAAAACTTGA